The DNA window CCGATCGAGATCGACTGCGGCAGAACCTGATCCGTTGCCGACGTGGGGACCCGTACGGGCGAACACCAGCAGCGGGTCGCCGGTCCCCACGACCTGCCCGGGGACCACCAGGACCCGGAGCGTGCGCAGCGCGCCGGGCGCGGTGAGCACGTGCTGCATCTTCATCGCCTCGAGGACCACCAGTTGGTCGCCGGGCCCGAACTCGGCGTCCTGGGTCGGCACCTCGACCACGGTGCCGGCCAGGTGGGCGCGCAGCGGTTCCTCCCCCGGGTACAGCTCGACCTCCGCGGCACGCACCTCGCCCTCCCGCGACAGCGCCGCGGCCGCCAGCCCGGGGAGTTTCTCGTCGAGAAAGTCCGTGGTCACCCAGTCGGATTGAATTTCCTCCTGCGCCAACAACTCTCGCAGCAACCCGAGGTTCGTGCAGATTCCCTCGACGGCGAACTCGCCCAGGGCGGTCCGGACCTTGCGCACCGCGGCCGGAAACGACGGCCCGCGCACGTGGGCGACGACCTTGGCCAGCAGCGAGTCGTAGTGGGGGGCGGCGACCAAACCCGTCCGGCCGTAGGTGTCGACGCGCACGCCGGGCCCGCTGGGCGGCGTGAACGCCGTCAGGGTGCCCGCCGCGGGCACGACGGAGCCGTCGGGGGCGAAGGTCTCCATGTTCACCCGGGCCTGGATCGCGATGCCCCGCCGCGCCGCGGGCTCGCCGATGATCTCGGTGCCGTCGGAGGCGATCCCGGCCGGAAGCCCCAGCTCGTAAAACGGTGCGCCACCGGCGATGGCCAGTTGCACGGCGACAAGGTCGATCCCCGTCGTCTCCTCGGTCACCGTGTGCTCCACCTGAATCCGCGGGTTGACCTCCAGGAAGACGAACTGCTCACCGGAGACCAGGAATTCGACGGTGGCCAGCCCGCGCAGGGCGACCCGGGCGCACAGCCGGGCCGCGGCCCGATGCAGGCTGTGCCGCAGGGCGTCGGACAGCCCCTGGGCGGGGGCGATCTCGATCAGCTTCTGGTGGCGCCGCTGCAGGCTGCAGTCGCGGTCGCCGAGCGCGAGCGCGTGCGTCTGATGGCCGGCCGGCGCGGCTACGACCTGCACCTCGACGTGGCGGGCCGCGCCGAGCACCGCCTCGGCGAACAGCGCCGGATCGCCGAATCCACGCTGGGCCTCGGCGGCGCACTGCCGGTAGGCCGCCTCGATCTGGTCGGCGGCGGTCACCTTGCGCATTCCGCGGCCACCGCCGCCGGCCAGCGCCTTGATCATGACGGCGCCGTCCCGGGCCGCGAAGAAGGCCGCGATGTCGGCGACGCTGCTGGGTCCCTCGGTGGCCGGCAGCACCGGCACGCCGGCGGCGACGGCCGCGGCGCGGGCCGATGACTTGTTGCCCACCAACTCGAGCGCGGCGGCGTCGGGTCCCACGAACGTGCGCCCGGCCGCCGCGCAGGCGCGCGCGAATTCGGCGTTCTCGCTGAGAAACCCGTACCCGGGGTGGATCAGTCCGGCGCCGGACCTGTCGGCGGCCGCGAGGATGGCGTGCTGGTCGAGGTAGGCCGCCGGCCCGGCGCCGGGAAGGCCGATCGCCTCGTCGGCCGCATGCACGTGCGGGCCTGCGGCGTCGTCCTCGGCGTACACCGCGACCGTCGTCATACCCAGTTCGGTTGCGGTGCGGACGATCCGGAGCGCGATCTCGCCGCGGTTGGCGATCAGCAGGGTCGCGCTCACCGCCACGGTTCGCCCCACCGCACCTGCTCGCGCAGCCTGCTCTTGAGCAGCTTGCCGCCGGGGTTGCGCGGCAACGCGCTGTCGACGACGGTGACGTACTGGGGAACCTTGTAGTCGGCGAGC is part of the Mycobacterium sp. HUMS_12744610 genome and encodes:
- a CDS encoding acetyl-CoA carboxylase family protein encodes the protein MSATLLIANRGEIALRIVRTATELGMTTVAVYAEDDAAGPHVHAADEAIGLPGAGPAAYLDQHAILAAADRSGAGLIHPGYGFLSENAEFARACAAAGRTFVGPDAAALELVGNKSSARAAAVAAGVPVLPATEGPSSVADIAAFFAARDGAVMIKALAGGGGRGMRKVTAADQIEAAYRQCAAEAQRGFGDPALFAEAVLGAARHVEVQVVAAPAGHQTHALALGDRDCSLQRRHQKLIEIAPAQGLSDALRHSLHRAAARLCARVALRGLATVEFLVSGEQFVFLEVNPRIQVEHTVTEETTGIDLVAVQLAIAGGAPFYELGLPAGIASDGTEIIGEPAARRGIAIQARVNMETFAPDGSVVPAAGTLTAFTPPSGPGVRVDTYGRTGLVAAPHYDSLLAKVVAHVRGPSFPAAVRKVRTALGEFAVEGICTNLGLLRELLAQEEIQSDWVTTDFLDEKLPGLAAAALSREGEVRAAEVELYPGEEPLRAHLAGTVVEVPTQDAEFGPGDQLVVLEAMKMQHVLTAPGALRTLRVLVVPGQVVGTGDPLLVFARTGPHVGNGSGSAAVDLDRQRADLEEVRQRHRRTLDEGREAAVAKRHQQGRRTARENMADLVDAGSFVEYGALAIAAQRSRRSEEDLIANTPADGLVAGLATIGAERFGRAAAEAVVVSYDYTVLAGTQGMRNHAKTDRVFDLAARRRVPVVLFAEGGGGRPGDTDVGGAAGLDVPTFRMLAGLRGRVPLVSIVSGRCFAGNAALAGVCDVIIATPDANIGMGGPAMIEGGGLGVYPPEAIGPIEVQRHNGVVDLVARDEAHAVALAKRYLSYFQGALEDWEAPDPRLARHVVPQNRLRAYDIRRAIESIVDVGSILELRPDHGVGVVTALVRVEGAAYGLIANSSHHLGGAIDAEAADKASDFLGLCESFRLPVISLCDTPGFMVGPDAEKEATVRRFGRMFVVGARLTVPVGMIILRKGYGLGAMAMAGGSFRAPQFTVAWPTGEIGGMGLEGAVRLGFRKELAEADPDERQQLFDRLVDAAYQHGKALRSATTFELDDVIDPADSRAWITRLTGA